The following coding sequences are from one Phycisphaeraceae bacterium window:
- a CDS encoding LemA family protein → MSTTAIVLIVLAVLAVLLLAIIIWLVGIYNRLVTLRNRNENAFAQIDVQLKRRYDLIPNLVETAKGYMAHERETLDAVISARNQAMKIEANIGGPGGIDAAAIGQLASAEGALTGALGRLMAVMEAYPDLKANQNMLAIQEELTTTENKIAFSRQAFNDSVTVYESYRESFPPVIFAGMFGFKEATVWELDEPEAKSAPRVSF, encoded by the coding sequence ATGTCCACCACCGCGATCGTTCTCATCGTGCTAGCCGTCCTCGCCGTCCTCCTCCTCGCCATCATCATCTGGCTCGTCGGCATCTACAACCGACTCGTCACCCTCCGCAACCGCAACGAGAACGCCTTCGCCCAGATCGACGTCCAGCTCAAACGCCGCTACGACCTCATCCCCAACCTCGTCGAGACCGCCAAGGGCTACATGGCCCACGAACGCGAGACCCTTGATGCCGTCATCAGCGCTCGTAATCAGGCCATGAAGATCGAGGCCAACATCGGCGGGCCAGGCGGCATTGACGCCGCCGCCATCGGCCAACTCGCCTCCGCCGAAGGTGCCCTCACCGGAGCCCTTGGCCGACTCATGGCCGTCATGGAAGCCTACCCCGACCTCAAGGCCAACCAGAACATGCTCGCCATCCAGGAAGAACTCACCACCACCGAGAACAAGATCGCCTTCTCCCGCCAGGCCTTCAACGATTCAGTCACCGTCTACGAATCCTACCGAGAGTCTTTCCCACCCGTGATCTTCGCCGGCATGTTCGGCTTCAAAGAAGCTACCGTCTGGGAACTCGACGAACCCGAAGCCAAGTCCGCCCCCAGGGTCAGCTTCTAA
- a CDS encoding M48 family metallopeptidase, producing the protein MAMDFFEHQEQARRQTTWLVVLFILAVLAIIAAVYGSVVAGLMLANSNTISWNDPRLILGVTTVVGLVVLMGTLYKLASLSAGGAAVAESLGGRLIQRNTHDPDEQKALNIVDEMAIAAGMAVPPIYVVQGSGINAFAAGFSTDDAVVGITQGAIRRLSRDELQGVIAHEFSHILNGDMRLNLRLVGVLHGILIIGLIGVSLIRSLRYMSHSRSSSNRKGGGGQIILLILALGVILSVIGYVGVFFGNVIKSAVSRQREYLADAAAVQFTRNPDGIAGALKKLGSTGGSIDHPRASELSHLYFAPGVFILFGNLLDSHPPLPKRILRINPSWDGVFPAAEKVELIPSTKDDFAAEQNRRREHQQQRSQQMIAILTGAGAAELATVGILGDSAIRNVSQVRQDKVAYASLLRNAIPPNITEAASDPYGSRAILYSFLLAKEARLREHQLDLITRLADETVAGLTHHLADTIPTLPTELRLPIVEISLPSLRQLSKPQFDRVLRVIDQLITADNQTTLREWALKRMVRRQYDIVHAHHQDPWGNARLTDHPSEVTRLLSLIAHAGSSNPAQAAQAFSHGAPLLDLTVNQPLPANLCRLDQFDTTIEPLSQLRPLEKRRLLEAAAKIIAADRVATAEEAELLRVIADTLAVPMPPILPGQKLT; encoded by the coding sequence ATGGCCATGGACTTCTTCGAGCACCAGGAACAGGCCAGACGCCAGACCACCTGGCTCGTCGTGCTCTTCATCCTCGCCGTCCTCGCGATCATCGCCGCCGTGTACGGCAGCGTCGTCGCCGGACTCATGCTCGCCAACAGCAACACGATTTCCTGGAACGACCCCCGTCTGATCCTCGGGGTCACCACTGTCGTCGGCCTCGTCGTCCTGATGGGCACCCTCTACAAACTCGCCTCACTCTCCGCTGGCGGAGCCGCCGTGGCAGAATCACTCGGCGGCCGCCTGATTCAACGCAACACCCACGATCCCGACGAACAAAAGGCCCTCAACATCGTCGACGAAATGGCCATCGCCGCCGGCATGGCCGTCCCACCCATCTACGTCGTCCAGGGCTCGGGCATCAACGCCTTCGCCGCCGGATTCTCCACCGACGACGCCGTCGTCGGCATCACCCAGGGGGCCATCAGAAGACTCTCCCGCGACGAGCTCCAAGGCGTCATCGCCCACGAGTTCTCCCACATCCTCAACGGCGACATGCGCCTCAACCTCCGACTTGTCGGCGTCCTCCACGGCATCCTCATCATCGGACTCATCGGCGTCTCACTCATCCGCAGCCTCCGATACATGTCCCACTCACGCTCCAGCAGCAACCGAAAAGGCGGCGGCGGACAGATCATCCTTCTCATCCTCGCCCTCGGTGTGATCCTGTCAGTCATCGGGTACGTCGGCGTCTTCTTCGGCAACGTCATCAAGTCGGCCGTCTCCAGACAACGCGAATACCTCGCCGACGCCGCAGCCGTCCAGTTCACGCGCAACCCCGACGGCATCGCCGGAGCCCTTAAAAAACTCGGCTCCACCGGCGGGTCCATCGACCACCCCCGCGCCTCCGAACTCTCCCACCTCTACTTCGCTCCCGGCGTCTTCATCCTCTTCGGCAACCTCCTCGACTCACACCCGCCTCTTCCCAAACGCATCCTCCGCATCAACCCTTCCTGGGACGGCGTCTTCCCGGCCGCCGAGAAAGTCGAACTCATCCCCAGCACCAAAGATGACTTCGCCGCTGAACAAAACCGCCGACGTGAGCACCAGCAACAACGCTCCCAACAGATGATCGCCATCCTCACCGGTGCTGGCGCCGCCGAACTCGCCACCGTCGGTATCCTCGGCGACAGCGCGATCCGCAACGTCAGCCAGGTGCGACAGGACAAGGTCGCCTACGCCAGCCTCCTCCGAAACGCCATCCCCCCCAACATTACCGAGGCCGCCAGCGATCCCTACGGCAGCCGCGCTATCCTCTACAGCTTCCTCCTCGCCAAAGAGGCCAGACTCCGCGAGCATCAACTCGATCTCATCACACGCCTCGCCGACGAAACCGTCGCCGGACTCACCCACCACCTCGCCGATACGATCCCCACACTGCCTACCGAGCTGCGCCTGCCGATCGTCGAGATCAGCCTCCCCAGCCTCCGCCAACTCTCAAAACCGCAGTTCGACCGCGTCCTCCGCGTCATCGACCAGCTCATCACCGCTGACAACCAAACCACCCTCCGCGAATGGGCCCTCAAACGCATGGTCCGCAGGCAGTACGACATCGTCCACGCCCACCACCAGGACCCGTGGGGCAACGCACGCCTCACCGATCACCCCAGCGAAGTCACCCGCCTGCTCTCCCTCATCGCCCACGCCGGCTCCTCCAACCCCGCCCAGGCCGCCCAGGCCTTCTCCCACGGGGCACCCCTCCTCGACCTCACCGTCAACCAGCCCCTCCCCGCCAACCTCTGCCGCCTCGACCAGTTCGACACGACCATCGAGCCTCTATCCCAACTCCGCCCCCTCGAAAAACGCCGCCTCCTCGAAGCCGCCGCCAAGATCATCGCCGCCGACCGCGTCGCCACCGCCGAAGAAGCCGAACTCCTCCGCGTCATCGCCGACACCCTCGCCGTCCCCATGCCACCCATCCTCCCCGGCCAGAAACTCACCTGA
- a CDS encoding PEP-CTERM sorting domain-containing protein: MGAGGIRLFPSDEYFTALTASDPSLVTLVVPEPGVLGVLALGMAGLVVRRG; this comes from the coding sequence TTGGGTGCTGGTGGCATCAGACTTTTTCCCAGTGATGAGTATTTTACTGCGTTAACGGCGAGTGATCCGAGTCTGGTCACGCTGGTGGTTCCGGAGCCTGGGGTGTTGGGGGTGTTGGCTTTGGGGATGGCGGGGTTGGTGGTGCGGCGGGGGTGA